The following coding sequences are from one Salvia hispanica cultivar TCC Black 2014 chromosome 3, UniMelb_Shisp_WGS_1.0, whole genome shotgun sequence window:
- the LOC125216890 gene encoding V-type proton ATPase subunit G 1-like isoform X1, which translates to MASSSQNGIQLLLAAEQEAQHIVNAARTAKQARLKQAKEEAEKEIAEFRSQMEAEYQRKVAESSGDSGANVKRLEEETDGKIHHLKAEASRISPDVVSMLLRHVTTVKN; encoded by the exons ATGGCCTCCAGTAGCCAGAATGGAATTCAACTCTTGCTAGCTGCAGAACAAGAGGCTCAGCACATTGTCAATGCTGCTAGAACTG CAAAACAAGCCAGACTTAAACAGGCAAAAGAGGAGGCCGAGAAGGAAATTGCTGAATTTCGTTCTCAAATGGAGGCTGAATATCAAAGGAAGGTGGCCGAG AGCAGTGGAGACTCAGGTGCTAATGTGAAACGCCTTGAAGAAGAAACAGATGGAAAGATCCATCACCTGAAGGCAGAAGCTTCCAGAATCTCCCCTGATGTCGTCTCCATGCTTCTGAGGCATGTGACTACAGTAAAGAACTGA
- the LOC125216890 gene encoding V-type proton ATPase subunit G 1-like isoform X2, whose protein sequence is MNVLWLSCTAKQARLKQAKEEAEKEIAEFRSQMEAEYQRKVAESSGDSGANVKRLEEETDGKIHHLKAEASRISPDVVSMLLRHVTTVKN, encoded by the exons ATGAACGTG CTCTGGCTATCATGCACAGCAAAACAAGCCAGACTTAAACAGGCAAAAGAGGAGGCCGAGAAGGAAATTGCTGAATTTCGTTCTCAAATGGAGGCTGAATATCAAAGGAAGGTGGCCGAG AGCAGTGGAGACTCAGGTGCTAATGTGAAACGCCTTGAAGAAGAAACAGATGGAAAGATCCATCACCTGAAGGCAGAAGCTTCCAGAATCTCCCCTGATGTCGTCTCCATGCTTCTGAGGCATGTGACTACAGTAAAGAACTGA
- the LOC125211478 gene encoding SEC12-like protein 1: MEGVDAPGQGTVTCAAWIRRPENAHLVVVGKSKPSSLQIFSWDPITTSLSASPKAKYELGEGDDPVIIAVHPTGDELVCSTSAGDCKLLELDSREDKIKLTSKEQLLLQGIGLQKCLAFSVDGTRFATGGVDGCLRLFEWPKMVAILEEPRAHKSFQDMDFSLDSEFLATTSADGSAIIWNTSDGTPITTLTRNSDEKIELCRFSKDGTKPFLFCSVQRGNKPLTAVYDISTWKKIGHKRLLRKPAAIMSISLDGKYLALGSKDGDICVVEVKNMGIHHWSKRQHLGSEITSLEFCPSERVVLTTSNEWGVMATKLTVPADWKDWQIYMLLLGLFLASLVAFYVIFENSDSFWNFPIAQDQAARPVIETVVDQQYAENLDLDYVEF, encoded by the exons ATGGAGGGAGTGGATGCTCCTGGGCAGGGGACAGTGACGTGCGCCGCCTGGATTCGGCGGCCGGAGAACGCGCATTTGGTGGTAGTCGGGAAATCGAAACCCTCATCTCTCCAGATCTTCTCATGGGATCCTATCACTACTTCTCTCTCTGCCTCTCCCaag GCTAAGTATGAACTTGGAGAAGGTGATGATCCAGTAATTATTGCGGTGCATCCCACTGGAGATGAATTAGTTTGTTCTACTAGCGCTGGTGATTGCAA ATTGTTGGAGTTGGATAGCCGggaagacaaaataaaacttactTCAAAAGAACAACTTCTACTGCAGGGGATTGGCCTACAAAAATGTTTGGCTTTTAGTGTTGATGGAACTAGATTTGCTACTGGTGGAGTT GATGGATGCCTTAGGTTATTCGAGTGGCCAAAGATGGTTGCCATTTTGGAAGAACCAAGAGCTCATAAATCATTTCAAGACATGGATTTTAG TTTAGACTCAGAGTTTTTAGCTACAACCTCAGCTGATGGTTCAGCGATAATATGGAACACAAGTGATGGCACTCCAATTACAACTTTGACCCGGAACTCT GACGAGAAGATTGAACTCTGCCGGTTTTCTAAAGATGGGACAaaaccatttttattttgctctgTTCAACGAG GAAATAAACCACTTACTGCTGTTTATGATATAAGCACGTGGAAAAAAATTGGGCACAAGAGGTTACTTAGAAAACCAGCTGCGATAATGTCTATTAGTTTGGATGGAAAATATCTTGCTCT TGGGAGCAAGGATGGAGATATATGTGTTGTCGAAGTGAAAAATATGGGGATCCACCACTGGAGTAAGAGGCAACACCTGGGTTCCGAAATTACATCATTGGAGTTTTGTCCTAGTGAAAG GGTAGTACTTACCACTTCTAACGAGTGGGGAGTGATGGCGACGAAGCTCACTGTTCCTGCTGATTGGAAAG ATTGGCAAATCTACATGCTACTGTTGGGGCTGTTTCTGGCGTCACTTGTTGCATTTTACGTAATCTTTGAGAATTCAGATTCCTTCTGGAACTTTCCAATTGCACAGGATCAAGCTGCTCGACCAGTCATTGAAACTGTTGTGGATCAGCAATATGCGGAAAATTTGGACCTAGATTATGTTGAATTCTAG
- the LOC125210932 gene encoding uncharacterized protein LOC125210932, whose product MQAVKVGWAGQVFALASSNDSSGKKTRVRRSKEERKLIAESFIKKYQNSNDGNFPSLNLTHKEVGGSFYTVREIVREIIQENRVLAPPKVSQEEHGLSGLLEQHPLGSISMEPTVNLSVSDRGDVVTHIAPNEIPFSSAENVTSFSESYELAEQNGGSDRTSESYHVPSHYREKNMEEVSNSPQTKSHNLEENIVKGFVVADHNKNTDEGQGSQMLSDEQYHVKNEHTVFKDKEFGGRIYNEPTAIKTLNQEKLEAQTVESSLSVNSHTNSDIVVETFPLRPVPTTIDKMAGESGKQQEAAETLEDKGMWQEKKTFTQSSSSFVSKKADENRHPDSTVEVNGENRDAKVVLNLQGPSMENAKPNELDTGSIGELASKVSLPDGAQASSSSKTLISEDSTAVVGKSRDRNDNNVAKGNNPTLDRINLETWDRAARNSPQPESNPLLALVKSIISSFVKFWTE is encoded by the exons ATGCAAGCCGTCAAGGTTGGCTGGGCTGGGCAAGTATTTGCTCTTGCCTCCAGCAATGACTCCAGTGGGAAGAAGACCCGGGTTAGACGGTCAAAAGAGGAGAGGAAGCTGATAGCTGAGTCTTTTATAAAGAA ATATCAGAATTCAAATGATGGGAATTTCCCATCCCTCAACCTGACACACAAAGAAGTTGGTGGTTCTTTTTATACAGTCAGGGAGATTGTTCGAGAGATTATTCAAGAAAATCGAGTCTTAGCCCCTCCTAAAGTGTCTCAAGAAGAACATGGCCTTTCCGGATTATTGGAACAGCATCCATTAGGATCTATCTCAATGGAACCAACTGTCAACTTGTCAGTATCAGATAGAGGTGATGTGGTAACGCACATTGCACCCAACGAGATTCCGTTttcgagtgcagaaaatgttACATCTTTCAGTGAATCTTATGAGTTGGCTGAGCAAAATGGAGGTTCTGATCGAACAAGTGAAAGCTATCATGTACCTAGTCATTATCGAGAAAAAAACATGGAAGAGGTTTCAAACTCACCTCAAACGAAAAGTCACAACCTTGAGGAAAATATTGTGAAGGGATTCGTGGTGGCTGATCATAACAAAAATACTGATGAGGGTCAAGGGAGTCAAATGCTTAGTGATGAGCAGTATCACGTTAAGAACGAGCACACAGTTTTCAAGGATAAAGAATTTGGGGGAAGAATTTATAATGAGCCCACAGCAATCAAGACTCTGAATCAAGAGAAACTCGAAGCTCAAACTGTAGAATCGTCTCTATCTGTTAACTCTCATACTAACTCCGATATAGTGGTGGAAACATTTCCGTTGAGGCCTGTACCTACAACAATTGACAAAATGGCTGGAGAATCTGGTAAACAACAAGAGGCAGCTGAAACGCTTGAAGATAAGGGAATGTGGCAAGAAAAGAAGACATTTACCCAGAGCTCTTCTAGTTTTGTCAGTAAGAAAGCTGACGAAAATAGGCATCCAGATTCAACAGTGGAAGTGAATGGTGAAAACAGGGATGCAAAAGTGGTGCTTAATCTTCAAGGCCCGTCAATGGAAAATGCCAAACCCAATGAGCTTGATACAGGTAGCATTGGAGAGCTTGCGTCCAAGGTTTCGTTGCCTGATGGTGCTCAg GCCAGCAGTTCTAGCAAAACGTTGATCTCTGAGGACTCCACTGCAGTTGTAGGAAAATCCAGAGATCGAAATGATAACAACGTGGCAAAGGGAAACAATCCCACACTGGACAGAATCAATCT AGAAACTTGGGATAGAGCAGCAAGGAATTCTCCTCAACCTGAAAGTAATCCGCTCCTGGCATTAGTGAAGTCGATCATCTCTTCGTTTGTGAAGTTTTGGACCGAGTAA